One part of the Vicia villosa cultivar HV-30 ecotype Madison, WI unplaced genomic scaffold, Vvil1.0 ctg.000713F_1_1_2_unsc, whole genome shotgun sequence genome encodes these proteins:
- the LOC131630636 gene encoding uncharacterized protein LOC131630636 isoform X1, which produces MMIIERILSKGIAINGWNRYQRVTLNLLRQRSQRTVAIWNSGAVVAISGGGPVRIGGGFRRGSSVFLRLNLGLKGSEFLLVGVNECYYSHPKILYSSPISHFFLL; this is translated from the exons ATGATGATCATTGAAAGGATATTATCTAAA GGAATAGCAATCAATGGATGGAATCGTTATCAGAGGGTAACTCTCAACCTTTTGAGGCAAAGAAGTCAAAGAACGGTGGCGATTTGGAACTCCGGTGCGGTGGTTGCGATTTCCGGCGGTGGTCCGGTGAGAATAGGGGGCGGATTCCGGCGAGGGAGTTCAG TGTTCTTGAGACTCAACTTGGGCCTGAAAGGTTCTGAATTTTTGCTTGTTGGTGTGAATGAATGTTACTACAGCCACCCGAAAATCCTTTATTCCAGTCCAATCTCTCActtttttttattgtaa
- the LOC131630636 gene encoding uncharacterized protein LOC131630636 isoform X2, giving the protein MEVRGGARRPEVVRHGGHRKTFPELKTFYMILLGNSNQWMESLSEGNSQPFEAKKSKNGGDLELRCGGCDFRRWSGENRGRIPAREFSVLETQLGPERF; this is encoded by the exons ATGGAGGTTCGCGGTGGCGCACGGCGGCCTGAGGTGGTCCGGCACGGCGGCCACCGCAAAACTTTTCCAGAATTAAAAACTTTTTACATGATTCTACTCG GGAATAGCAATCAATGGATGGAATCGTTATCAGAGGGTAACTCTCAACCTTTTGAGGCAAAGAAGTCAAAGAACGGTGGCGATTTGGAACTCCGGTGCGGTGGTTGCGATTTCCGGCGGTGGTCCGGTGAGAATAGGGGGCGGATTCCGGCGAGGGAGTTCAG TGTTCTTGAGACTCAACTTGGGCCTGAAAGGTTCTGA